One segment of Burkholderia multivorans ATCC BAA-247 DNA contains the following:
- a CDS encoding CYTH and CHAD domain-containing protein → MERELKLLVDREHVDRIRESPLFADGKHADLPATLLTSTYYDTSEFAFRRCNASLRVRTQGDKTVQTIKIDGATSAGLYQRDEFEMPVEGTAPDLSLFNDSIPADSDLGKLIRDERTATDLGPRFVTKIRRTLLPLRAQPGEEIEFAIDEGTIETETDSASVVAVEMELKQGRPERLYHIALELLATVPLRFDPMSKADRGYEMLLQHHQPPVKAKPVTLHKRNSIEDAFRTIAHNCLEQVHANERGVVSGHDPSSVHQMRVGLRRLRSALDLFDKMIPAYPGLQDELRWIASELGEARDWEVLSRSTLGQALAQTEKEQERRAVERACKRVATEKRARAAAAVQSVRYTRLILELTLWLDGARWHDGMSRQASEAVQKPVKRLASDILRRRHKKLLKRGRGLADLDDRRRHRARIAAKQLRYATEFFASLFPKSAVKHYVATLSELQDDLGWRNDAVVAPRLLDSLPHDAADTVAGAAFVRGFWASRAAADYVQMKKLWKRFRRLSPPQ, encoded by the coding sequence ATGGAAAGGGAACTGAAGCTGCTGGTCGACCGCGAGCACGTCGACCGCATCCGCGAATCGCCGCTGTTCGCGGACGGGAAGCACGCCGACTTGCCGGCCACACTGCTGACCAGCACCTACTACGACACATCGGAATTTGCGTTTCGTCGCTGCAATGCATCGCTGCGCGTGCGAACGCAAGGCGACAAGACCGTCCAGACCATCAAGATCGACGGCGCGACATCGGCAGGCCTATACCAGCGAGACGAATTCGAAATGCCGGTGGAAGGCACTGCGCCCGATCTGAGCTTGTTCAACGACTCGATCCCCGCCGACAGCGACCTCGGCAAGCTGATTCGCGACGAACGCACCGCGACGGACCTCGGACCGCGCTTCGTCACGAAGATTCGCCGCACGCTGCTGCCGTTGCGCGCGCAACCGGGCGAGGAAATCGAGTTTGCGATCGACGAAGGCACGATCGAAACCGAGACGGATTCGGCGTCCGTCGTCGCAGTCGAAATGGAACTGAAGCAAGGCCGCCCCGAGCGTCTTTATCACATTGCGCTCGAACTGCTCGCAACGGTGCCGCTGCGCTTCGACCCGATGAGCAAGGCCGATCGCGGCTATGAAATGCTGCTGCAACACCATCAGCCGCCGGTGAAGGCGAAGCCCGTGACGCTTCACAAGCGGAACAGCATCGAAGACGCCTTCCGCACGATCGCGCACAACTGCCTCGAGCAGGTTCACGCGAACGAGCGCGGTGTCGTGTCCGGTCACGACCCGTCGAGCGTGCACCAGATGCGCGTCGGCCTGCGGCGCCTGCGCTCGGCGCTCGATCTGTTCGACAAGATGATCCCCGCTTATCCGGGGCTTCAGGACGAACTGCGCTGGATCGCGTCGGAGCTCGGCGAGGCGCGCGACTGGGAGGTCCTTTCCCGCTCGACGCTCGGCCAGGCACTCGCGCAGACCGAGAAAGAGCAGGAACGCCGGGCGGTGGAGCGCGCGTGCAAGCGCGTGGCGACGGAAAAGCGCGCCCGTGCAGCCGCGGCCGTGCAGTCCGTCCGCTACACGCGACTGATCCTGGAACTGACTTTGTGGCTCGACGGCGCACGCTGGCATGACGGCATGTCGAGGCAGGCGTCCGAGGCCGTGCAGAAACCCGTGAAGCGGCTGGCATCCGACATCCTGCGCCGCCGGCACAAAAAATTGCTGAAGCGCGGCCGAGGGCTGGCCGATCTCGACGATCGTCGCCGCCATCGCGCACGCATCGCGGCGAAACAACTTCGGTATGCGACCGAGTTCTTTGCGTCGCTGTTTCCGAAGTCGGCGGTGAAGCACTATGTGGCGACGTTGAGCGAGCTCCAGGACGATCTGGGCTGGCGCAACGATGCCGTGGTCGCCCCTCGTCTGCTCGATTCGCTGCCGCATGACGCCGCCGATACCGTCGCCGGGGCCGCTTTCGTGCGCGGGTTCTGGGCTTCGCGCGCGGCCGCCGATTACGTCCAGATGAAAAAATTGTGGAAACGCTTCAGACGCCTGTCTCCGCCTCAATAG